The following nucleotide sequence is from Cicer arietinum cultivar CDC Frontier isolate Library 1 chromosome 2, Cicar.CDCFrontier_v2.0, whole genome shotgun sequence.
CTGTAATTTAGACACTAACAATAAGATCTTTTATATCTTAGTGTAGCTACGATTGAGATTGAGACTGCAGTCGAATATAATGATATcactttaatttaaaatattggattttttttctaatttcttctttgattatttgttttcatggttggaatattttttttaggcaTTTTCATTGACCAaagaaatgaaaagaaaatttcTTAATTAGTATCTTCAAATGAGTTtagtcttcttttttttttacaataatattttcattgatTGATTGAGACAGCAATGTTTAATCcatgaaaatgacatttttttattagatttctAACTGTCATTAATTTCTGTTTCAtcatatcataataataataataataaactgtTTTAGTTCATGCATTATtaagtataaattaattaattttcttattcttATAACTGAAATTTCAATCTAGTTCTAGTAACTGTTGTTTGTTTCTAATACTtactatgattttttttttctccacagTTAAAGTGTGTGAAGActttttctcataaaaaaaaaatcacagaaaaagaaagaaaaaaaatgagttatagTTTATCTAGTAAAAGATTATTACCTATGTGGAGTTTCTTTGGTGGTGGAATTTACAATAATTCATCACCAAATTCCTcaaatgaaaatataagaattctAGAATTGTCACTTTGTAGTGACAATGATTCAACCTCAGGTCAAGAACCCCAGGATGCAGATTATGTTACTGTGTTACCATGTCTTAGTGATGAGCTAGAGACAATGATATTGTCAAGGTTACCAATTTCAAAGCAATGGAAGATTTGTTGTTTGAACAAGAAATATATGAGACAAATGAAGAGTGGTGAAATCTACAAAATAAGGAGAGTGATTGGATTGAAAGAGCCATGTGTTTTTATGTTGGCTAGTGGTGAAAGAAATTGGTGTGTGTTTGATGGTGAATTCAAGTCTTGTAAGAAATTGCCTATTATTCCATCtgattataaatttgaatgtgGTGATAAAGAGTCCTTTTCTGCTGGCACACATTTGTTTGTTTCAGGTAtgtatggattttttttttttttaaatagtggGGAAGGAAAATTATgatgatttaaatattttttttcttgcaattataatatttaattattttgatttttttttaatgtttgaggcattgttagaataatttttgaatGTATGAAAATCATAATAGTATATCTAACTATGTCTTTTGTTAGTCATTTTGGTTCACGAATGTGTCTTTAATTAGTCAAATTAGTACTCAAATGTATTTTTCGTTGGTCAATTTAGTTCATAATCAACATTAATAGCAAAAGAGATATTTGAGGATGTATTTGCAATTTTGAGACATTCATGACttatataaaatagttatttaccatttttttttattgttttgttttagtccCTATGAAACTTGTTTGTATTGAAGTGGGTCtttgtaaaaaatatacaacGACGAAAAGCAAACATGAATATATTTACAACGACCaaatacttaaattaattatcattaattaaagtgACACTAAATAGTCAATTGTTCTTCAGGATATTTGAACTCTGCTCCATAAGATTATCAAGTCAGACTCTTACCACTAAACTTACACTTTATTGATATTTGTTTAAGGTATGGAGATTGATGGAGCTGTTATTTGGAGGTATGAATTAACAACAAATGCATGGTTTAAGGGTCCATCAATGATAACTCCAAGGTGTGTTTTTGCATCAGCTTCATGTGGCACTTATGCTTTTATAGCTGGTGGACTTGAAACAAAAAATTGCATTCAAGTTTTGAATTCAGCTGAAAAATACAATTCTGAAAACCAAACATGGGAACCACTCCCAAACatgaaaaaaaagagaaaatcttGTTCAGGTTGTTACTTGGACAACAAGTTTCATGTAATTGGAGGACAAGATGAGAATAAAATTGATCTCACATGTGGTGAATCCTATGATGAAGTTTCAAAAACTTGGAATTTGATTCCAAACATGTTGAAAGGTTTTCCAATTTCAAGTACAAGATCACCACCTCTTATAGCTGTTGTTAACAATGAATTGTATGCACTTGATACTTCATCAAATGAGGTTAAGGTTTATATGAAAGGTGAAAATTCATGGAAGAAATTAGGGTTAGTTCCTGTTAAAGCTGATGTACAATGTGGTTGGGGTGTTGCATTCAAATCATTGGGAAATGAATTGCTTGTTATTGGTGCTACTTCTTATTCACATTGTGCTTTGATGAATATTTATACTTGTTTTCCTAATCCTAATGTTGAGGTTTTGGAGTGGAAGAAAATTGTTTGTGGTAGTAGTAATCTTAATCCTTTTATTCGCAATTGTGCTGTGATGTTAGCCTGAAGTTTGTTGAAGTGTGAGTTTTTATGTAAGAATAAGTAGAATTGATTGAAAAGGAATCACACTTTCGAGAGAAATGAACCAATCAGTCATTCAAATCAGGTGATCAACTTTGTGTTTTCGAGCATGAATATTATGGTAAAATAAAGGGAGAAAAAGTTGAAGATTAATTAATGTTGAATTCTCTATGTTAGTTTATGGTTTGTTGTTTGATTAATGGTTGTCGTAAGCCATATGGTTTCATTTGATGAAACAATTTGATCATCATAGGCTTGTttgatttatgtttatgtatcttgttttttttttttccttttgtaTTGAAGCTTAAGAATAATAAAGTTGTATTATAAGCTTCAAAGTTCAAATGCAAGAGTGTTGTTACTTATTTCTATCTTCCCAATTTCCTTAATTATAGGCttatatcaaaattacaaatctATTCTATTATTCATTATGTCGTATGATAATACATATaccttcaaaaataataaaatttaaaatgttatttgaaattgaaattttttaataacgAATACAATAGGCAACTTTTTTGGGACCAATATGGTTTTGAGAAGTATTAGTACTAATATATGCTCTTAattctttatatatttaattgtagCAACAATTTACATACAGTGAGGTATTTTTAATAGGAACTTTTATTTAGTTGTTAAGTATATGTAAACTTATGGtcaaattagtttatttattaatagtGATGTGTGTGTATAATTAACATTATTTGATAAAACAGTaccctttttttttcaaaaggataAACAATACTGCTGATAGAACCCaataacttaaataattttcaatcaaacaattttttcttcaatgcTCAGAGAATATTTTTAAAGGTACTTACATTACACACTTGTAATATTTGTTTACTTTAGTTATCTATGTGTCAAATAGTTGTACTATTGGGTCTCACTTATTAGGGATGAGGTGGATTTATGTTAGCTATCAATGGATGTGAAaacttcaaataaaacaaattattaggCATTCGAATACGGACTAAAAATTACAGTTTTAAGATAgagttaaaatttttttatattgataatataaaaaaatgacacaaaaaaatattaaattatttaaaattattattattaa
It contains:
- the LOC101503675 gene encoding F-box/kelch-repeat protein At3g27150-like, encoding MSYSLSSKRLLPMWSFFGGGIYNNSSPNSSNENIRILELSLCSDNDSTSGQEPQDADYVTVLPCLSDELETMILSRLPISKQWKICCLNKKYMRQMKSGEIYKIRRVIGLKEPCVFMLASGERNWCVFDGEFKSCKKLPIIPSDYKFECGDKESFSAGTHLFVSGMEIDGAVIWRYELTTNAWFKGPSMITPRCVFASASCGTYAFIAGGLETKNCIQVLNSAEKYNSENQTWEPLPNMKKKRKSCSGCYLDNKFHVIGGQDENKIDLTCGESYDEVSKTWNLIPNMLKGFPISSTRSPPLIAVVNNELYALDTSSNEVKVYMKGENSWKKLGLVPVKADVQCGWGVAFKSLGNELLVIGATSYSHCALMNIYTCFPNPNVEVLEWKKIVCGSSNLNPFIRNCAVMLA